Proteins found in one Microbacterium sp. LWS13-1.2 genomic segment:
- a CDS encoding nucleoside deaminase: MSTEISRVDEGHLQRCVDLARRALEAGDDPFGSVLVDADGAVLAEAVNREKSDGDPTAHPELALVRWAIAHLTSNQRATSTVYTSGEHCPMCAAAHGWAGLGRVVAAASAAQLAGWRASWGLPAGPVSPIPLTDVAPDVVLIAPVAPFDAHMHEMHRQALGRAVR, translated from the coding sequence ATGAGTACCGAGATCTCCCGTGTCGACGAGGGTCATCTGCAGCGATGCGTCGATCTCGCGAGGCGAGCGCTCGAGGCAGGCGACGATCCGTTCGGGTCCGTGCTCGTCGACGCGGACGGAGCGGTGCTGGCCGAGGCGGTGAACCGCGAGAAGTCCGATGGCGACCCGACCGCCCATCCCGAATTGGCGCTCGTGCGGTGGGCGATCGCACACCTCACTTCGAACCAGCGGGCAACATCGACCGTCTACACGTCAGGCGAGCACTGCCCGATGTGCGCAGCCGCGCATGGATGGGCGGGACTGGGACGCGTCGTCGCTGCCGCGTCGGCTGCGCAACTCGCCGGATGGCGGGCCTCGTGGGGATTGCCGGCCGGCCCGGTGTCGCCGATCCCACTCACGGATGTCGCGCCGGACGTCGTCCTGATCGCGCCGGTGGCGCCCTTCGACGCACACATGCACGAGATGCACCGGCAGGCGCTCGGACGAGCGGTCAGATAA
- a CDS encoding response regulator transcription factor, whose product MRSTNPIPGNTWPHDMVIAVEDRAAPLLESDPEIDVVFEAANGREAIDGSQRHRPDVAVLDIRMSVLDGLSAATEIATTVPGTRIVMLTTFGEDDYIERALGGGALGFLLKAADPRELIAGVRAVSEGGAYLSPDIARRVIAPYREGDRVRSAEARESAAALTDREREVLALLGAGASNAEIGTQLHLVEGTVKGYVSSILVKLGLRNRVEAAVLAFRAGIVEAD is encoded by the coding sequence ATGCGATCCACCAACCCGATCCCCGGAAACACGTGGCCGCACGACATGGTGATCGCGGTCGAAGACAGGGCGGCACCGTTGCTCGAGTCCGACCCCGAGATCGACGTCGTGTTCGAGGCCGCGAACGGCCGCGAGGCGATCGACGGCAGCCAGCGTCACCGTCCCGATGTGGCCGTGCTCGACATCCGGATGTCGGTCCTCGACGGCCTGAGCGCGGCCACCGAGATCGCGACGACCGTGCCGGGCACCCGCATCGTGATGCTGACGACCTTCGGCGAGGACGACTACATCGAGCGCGCGCTCGGCGGTGGTGCACTGGGGTTCCTGCTGAAGGCAGCGGATCCGCGCGAGCTGATCGCGGGGGTCCGCGCGGTCTCGGAGGGCGGCGCGTACCTCTCTCCCGACATCGCGCGTCGCGTGATCGCGCCGTACCGCGAGGGCGACCGTGTGCGCAGCGCCGAGGCTCGCGAGTCGGCCGCGGCCCTGACCGATCGTGAGCGGGAGGTGCTGGCGTTGCTCGGCGCCGGCGCCTCGAACGCCGAGATCGGGACGCAGCTGCACCTCGTGGAGGGCACGGTGAAGGGCTACGTCAGCTCCATCCTCGTGAAGCTCGGCCTGCGCAATCGAGTCGAGGCCGCGGTCCTGGCATTTCGGGCCGGGATCGTCGAGGCGGACTGA
- a CDS encoding ABC transporter permease: MNRLIRGEFTKLFATRLPMWSLIIAAGSGGALTGLLALVGPENATPPLPGLDTGEGVGIVVGMSGLLLFVPALIGTIAVTSEYRHHTIGTTFLAAPRRGRLLAAKLVVFAALGIAYGVVASLFAGAAVLGGAALQGIELGVPMVGLVTLLARLSLAAAVYMILGVAIGALARHQLLAVGIVLGYFYFLEHVLMIIPGVNAIHSYLPGGATAALTDFTFLSDAIAEQLPTTPTVPTSPTIGALVLLAYAAAAACVAVAVPLRRDLR; this comes from the coding sequence ATGAATCGACTGATCCGGGGCGAGTTCACGAAACTCTTCGCTACCCGGCTCCCGATGTGGTCGCTCATCATCGCCGCCGGCAGCGGTGGCGCTCTGACCGGCTTGCTGGCTCTCGTCGGCCCCGAGAATGCCACCCCGCCGCTGCCCGGCCTCGACACCGGCGAAGGCGTCGGCATCGTCGTAGGCATGAGCGGCCTGTTGCTCTTCGTGCCCGCGCTCATCGGCACGATCGCCGTCACGAGCGAGTACCGGCATCACACCATCGGAACCACCTTCCTCGCCGCCCCTCGCCGCGGGCGACTGCTCGCCGCGAAGCTCGTCGTATTCGCCGCGCTCGGCATCGCCTACGGGGTCGTCGCCTCGCTGTTCGCCGGGGCAGCTGTGTTGGGCGGGGCGGCACTGCAGGGCATCGAGCTCGGGGTCCCGATGGTCGGACTCGTCACGCTGCTCGCACGTCTCTCGCTGGCGGCCGCCGTCTACATGATCCTCGGCGTCGCCATCGGCGCGCTCGCACGCCATCAGCTGCTCGCCGTCGGCATCGTGCTCGGGTACTTCTACTTCCTCGAGCACGTGCTCATGATCATCCCCGGCGTGAACGCGATCCACTCCTATCTCCCAGGAGGCGCGACGGCGGCTCTCACCGACTTCACCTTCCTCAGCGATGCCATCGCCGAGCAGCTCCCGACGACGCCGACCGTGCCGACGTCGCCGACGATCGGTGCGCTCGTCCTGCTCGCCTATGCGGCGGCGGCGGCATGCGTCGCGGTGGCCGTTCCGCTGCGCCGCGACCTGCGCTGA
- a CDS encoding DUF2252 domain-containing protein, whose product MGIGERRSSANEAGRQVRKRLPRRGLAELVLPVDRDPIGILEEQHASRLQDLVPVRVGRMLQSPFSFYRGTAAVMAADLRDAPTTDLEVVSCGDAHISNFGFFASPERALVFDLNDFDEGGVAPWEWDVRRLTASVHISGRDIGLSEDACRDAAFAAADAYRETLRSYCRLSTRERYYTRVDTSAVARHLGEKGERTVRKAAKKARARTSERLLQRLTTFSVDGGIRIVDQPPILRHIDHATLGEVTDLFTQYRATLREDIAFLLEQYRVVDFALRVVGVGSVGTRCYLLAVEGPTGDMLFLQAKEAPPSVLTTYGGRRSIIPGRPGVTDFIEGHRVVAAQRILQANSDLFVGWIRGWAGDSAERHRVDYYWRQFRDMKGSIEPATLDADQFRSYGALCAALLARAHGQSPASAAIVGYLGRSEQFAEATAAWSAAYADVAEADFELLRRAVASGRLPAETGV is encoded by the coding sequence ATGGGCATCGGCGAGCGACGGTCATCCGCGAACGAAGCCGGACGCCAGGTGCGCAAGCGTCTGCCGCGACGAGGCTTGGCCGAGCTGGTCCTCCCCGTCGACCGGGATCCCATCGGCATCCTCGAGGAACAGCACGCGTCGAGACTGCAGGATCTCGTCCCGGTGCGGGTGGGACGGATGCTGCAATCGCCGTTCTCGTTCTATCGGGGCACGGCGGCGGTCATGGCGGCCGACCTGCGCGATGCACCCACCACCGACCTCGAGGTCGTCTCCTGCGGCGACGCCCACATCTCGAACTTCGGTTTCTTCGCCTCGCCCGAACGCGCGCTCGTCTTCGACCTCAACGACTTCGACGAGGGCGGCGTCGCGCCGTGGGAGTGGGACGTGCGCCGGCTCACCGCGAGCGTGCACATCAGCGGACGCGACATCGGATTGAGCGAGGACGCATGCCGCGACGCGGCATTCGCCGCGGCCGACGCATACCGCGAAACATTGCGGAGCTACTGCCGCCTCTCCACGCGAGAGCGCTACTACACTCGCGTCGACACGTCCGCGGTCGCACGTCACCTCGGGGAGAAGGGTGAGCGGACGGTTCGCAAGGCGGCGAAGAAGGCCCGCGCCCGCACGTCCGAGCGGCTCCTGCAGCGCCTGACGACGTTCTCGGTCGACGGCGGCATCCGCATCGTCGATCAACCTCCCATCCTGCGCCACATCGACCACGCGACCTTGGGCGAGGTCACCGACCTCTTCACCCAGTACCGCGCGACTCTGCGCGAGGACATCGCGTTCCTGCTGGAGCAGTACCGCGTGGTCGACTTCGCCCTGCGGGTGGTCGGTGTCGGCAGCGTCGGTACCCGCTGCTATCTGCTTGCCGTCGAGGGGCCCACCGGCGACATGCTGTTCCTCCAGGCGAAGGAGGCTCCGCCGTCCGTCTTGACGACGTACGGAGGCCGGCGTTCGATCATCCCCGGTCGCCCCGGCGTGACGGACTTCATCGAAGGCCACCGCGTCGTCGCCGCCCAGCGGATCCTGCAGGCGAACTCCGACCTCTTCGTCGGATGGATCCGCGGCTGGGCCGGTGACTCCGCAGAACGTCACCGGGTGGACTACTACTGGCGGCAGTTCCGCGACATGAAGGGTTCGATCGAACCGGCCACGCTCGACGCCGACCAATTCCGCTCGTACGGGGCACTGTGCGCCGCGCTCCTGGCCCGGGCGCACGGACAGTCCCCCGCCTCGGCCGCGATCGTGGGCTACCTCGGCCGGTCCGAGCAATTCGCCGAGGCGACGGCGGCATGGTCGGCCGCCTACGCCGATGTCGCCGAAGCCGACTTCGAGCTGCTGCGCCGAGCCGTCGCATCCGGACGCCTGCCGGCCGAGACCGGCGTCTGA
- a CDS encoding helix-turn-helix transcriptional regulator, with product MMNRISDLRAERSWTQADLAARASVSRQTINAIETGKFDPSLPLAFRIAKLFDLRIEDIFTDDRA from the coding sequence ATGATGAATCGCATCTCGGACCTTCGCGCCGAGCGCTCCTGGACGCAGGCCGACCTGGCCGCACGGGCGAGCGTCTCGCGACAGACCATCAACGCGATCGAGACGGGCAAGTTCGACCCGAGCCTTCCCCTCGCGTTCCGCATCGCCAAGCTGTTCGACCTCCGGATCGAGGACATCTTCACGGACGATCGGGCCTAG
- a CDS encoding alpha/beta hydrolase produces MTTTVGLSDAALLAYDAVGAGIPLLALHGAYSARGEVRDFLDPMIDARPVRRLYIDLPGHGDSRPSSGVRRPDDVLDLVDLLLDKEAPTGRFLVLGHSFGGHFARAIAARHPDRVAGIALICPALPGEQRTPAPAVVRDDHVSTALDPDQRAEYEGYFVVRTVETLERFRRAVVPVVGDVDEQTLESAITAGPHTADPDTVAVDAPVLVISGRHDHWVGWERQQRLGDRYPRATVVTAGDAGHALPHERPGLVAALLSDWLDEIGIPTAPARRQ; encoded by the coding sequence ATGACGACGACTGTTGGGCTGAGCGATGCGGCTTTACTGGCTTACGACGCCGTCGGCGCCGGCATCCCGCTCCTCGCTCTGCACGGCGCGTACTCCGCAAGGGGGGAGGTGCGCGACTTCCTCGATCCGATGATCGATGCGCGGCCGGTGCGTCGGCTGTACATCGACCTGCCCGGGCACGGCGACTCCCGACCCTCATCGGGAGTCCGGCGACCCGATGACGTGCTGGACCTCGTCGACCTCCTCCTTGACAAGGAGGCACCGACCGGCAGATTCCTCGTACTCGGGCACTCGTTCGGCGGACACTTCGCGCGCGCGATCGCGGCTCGGCATCCCGACCGAGTCGCCGGGATCGCATTGATCTGCCCGGCTCTCCCCGGGGAACAGCGCACCCCCGCCCCGGCGGTGGTCCGAGACGATCACGTGTCCACCGCACTAGATCCCGATCAGCGCGCCGAGTACGAGGGTTACTTCGTCGTTCGAACGGTCGAGACCCTCGAGCGATTCCGTCGCGCGGTTGTCCCGGTCGTCGGGGACGTCGACGAGCAGACGCTGGAGAGCGCGATCACCGCGGGACCACACACCGCGGATCCCGACACGGTGGCTGTCGACGCTCCGGTGCTGGTGATCTCGGGCCGACACGATCACTGGGTCGGCTGGGAACGGCAACAGCGGCTGGGTGATCGGTACCCGCGTGCCACCGTTGTCACCGCGGGCGACGCCGGACATGCACTTCCTCACGAGCGCCCCGGTCTGGTGGCGGCACTCCTCTCCGACTGGCTCGATGAGATCGGGATCCCCACAGCACCGGCTCGCCGCCAGTAG
- a CDS encoding MerR family transcriptional regulator, with product MSSGVTIGQAAAFVGVTVKTVQHYHKLGLIAEPERDLSGYRRYSADDLLRLVHVRTLAGAGVPLAEIAQLLAADGEEFAAKLGAASSMRGAENAEAVGAMTVDMIAGTPMEAAYLAKSPHPDLQHLQVLLDKLGATYEGGFPDRTDAEIRAIAAPTLITVGDVVSLEHAVEFLRLRGGDVNGDFVGVPASQLAVFPGTTHFFGLARTDLVRDVVVGFLDDASA from the coding sequence ATGAGCAGCGGAGTCACGATCGGCCAGGCGGCCGCGTTCGTCGGCGTCACTGTCAAAACGGTGCAGCACTACCACAAGCTCGGCCTCATCGCCGAGCCTGAGCGCGACCTCTCGGGGTACCGGCGCTACAGCGCAGACGACCTGCTGCGCCTGGTGCATGTGCGCACGCTGGCGGGAGCCGGCGTGCCATTGGCCGAGATCGCTCAGCTGCTCGCCGCCGATGGCGAGGAGTTCGCCGCGAAGTTAGGCGCCGCATCGAGCATGCGCGGGGCCGAGAACGCGGAGGCGGTCGGCGCGATGACGGTCGACATGATCGCCGGCACGCCGATGGAAGCCGCCTATCTCGCGAAGTCGCCGCACCCCGACCTGCAGCATCTCCAAGTGCTTCTCGACAAGCTCGGTGCAACGTACGAGGGCGGGTTCCCCGATCGCACGGATGCCGAGATCCGCGCGATCGCGGCGCCGACGCTCATCACTGTGGGCGACGTGGTCTCTCTCGAGCATGCGGTTGAGTTTCTGCGCCTCCGCGGCGGCGACGTGAATGGCGATTTCGTCGGTGTCCCGGCATCCCAGCTCGCGGTCTTTCCGGGCACGACCCATTTCTTCGGGCTGGCGCGAACCGACCTGGTTCGTGACGTGGTCGTCGGATTCCTGGACGACGCCTCGGCTTAG
- a CDS encoding GntR family transcriptional regulator, with product MILTLTASGGTPAEQVHDQIRGLITTGALAAGERLPSVRQLAGDLRVAPGTIAKVYKQLEEEQLVDTRIGSGTRVSRHASAISANVAHATRHLVDVAKRDGLDLDDVLQVIRVTW from the coding sequence ATGATCCTCACTCTGACCGCGAGTGGCGGCACGCCCGCGGAGCAAGTCCACGACCAGATCCGGGGTCTCATCACCACAGGTGCTCTGGCTGCCGGCGAACGCCTGCCGTCCGTGCGTCAACTGGCCGGCGACCTCCGCGTGGCACCCGGCACGATCGCCAAGGTCTACAAGCAACTCGAAGAAGAACAACTAGTCGATACCCGGATCGGCTCGGGCACACGCGTCAGCCGTCACGCATCAGCGATCTCCGCGAACGTCGCTCACGCCACCCGACATCTCGTCGACGTCGCAAAGCGCGACGGCCTCGACCTCGACGACGTGCTGCAAGTCATTCGAGTCACCTGGTAA
- a CDS encoding serine hydrolase domain-containing protein encodes MTLPTQQHATVAAQDRPELQAILDDIVDSGITGITLRLRDEHGEWTGAAGRSEIDGDAKPPIDGHVRIGSNTKTFTAALTLRLVAEGRIALNTPASEYLPEFDLDPRITVRMLLQHTSGEAHTTDVTEHNPSWISSGGDMISTSQDLQRFISSIASGTLLPAELHAEMCATRETPIPGMGYGPGVFVQDLGAHGRVITHNGGAAGFAALMYATPDGRRTMTATLNYVDDAAMSLAVPFQQGSQRLVDAVFRTGRAATPAA; translated from the coding sequence ATGACCCTCCCCACCCAGCAGCACGCCACCGTCGCGGCTCAGGACCGCCCCGAGCTTCAAGCGATCCTCGACGACATCGTCGACTCGGGTATCACCGGCATCACCCTGCGGCTCCGCGACGAGCACGGCGAGTGGACCGGTGCGGCCGGCCGCAGCGAGATCGACGGCGACGCGAAGCCGCCGATCGACGGGCATGTCCGCATCGGCAGCAACACCAAGACGTTCACCGCCGCCCTCACGCTGCGGCTCGTCGCCGAGGGCCGGATCGCACTCAACACGCCGGCGTCCGAGTACCTTCCCGAGTTCGACCTGGACCCCCGCATCACGGTACGAATGCTGCTGCAGCACACCAGCGGCGAGGCGCACACGACCGACGTCACCGAGCACAACCCGTCCTGGATCTCCAGCGGCGGCGACATGATCTCGACGTCGCAGGACCTTCAGAGGTTCATCTCATCGATCGCGAGCGGGACGCTGCTTCCCGCTGAACTCCACGCCGAGATGTGCGCGACACGCGAGACGCCGATTCCTGGGATGGGCTACGGCCCGGGTGTCTTCGTCCAGGACCTTGGCGCGCACGGCAGGGTGATCACTCACAACGGCGGCGCGGCCGGGTTTGCGGCGCTGATGTACGCGACTCCCGACGGTCGCCGGACGATGACCGCGACCCTGAACTACGTCGACGACGCGGCGATGTCGCTGGCTGTCCCGTTCCAGCAGGGTTCCCAGCGCCTGGTGGATGCGGTCTTCCGCACCGGCCGGGCCGCGACGCCGGCCGCATAG
- a CDS encoding HigA family addiction module antitoxin, with protein MTKAHNPITPGEILQTEFLEPLGITAYRLAQATGLPQTRLSEIIRGKRRITTDTALRLSRAFGLSERFWLNIQNDYDIELEHDEHDADLARVERLIPA; from the coding sequence ATGACGAAGGCACACAACCCGATCACCCCGGGTGAGATTCTCCAGACTGAGTTCCTCGAGCCGCTGGGGATCACGGCCTACCGCCTTGCGCAGGCGACCGGCCTGCCGCAGACCAGGCTCAGCGAGATCATCCGCGGCAAGCGGCGGATCACCACCGACACCGCCCTACGGCTTTCTCGCGCGTTCGGCCTCTCGGAGCGCTTCTGGCTCAACATCCAGAACGACTACGACATCGAGCTCGAGCACGACGAGCATGACGCCGACCTCGCACGCGTCGAACGCCTGATCCCAGCCTGA
- a CDS encoding Hsp20/alpha crystallin family protein, with amino-acid sequence MVRFDPFAQLSALTRDLFEAGGIRSVQGQMPTTDVYMEDDTALIVEAHLPNFEEKDVSVDVDRGALLIQAERRDRDEDANKKYVMRESSTSFYRSILLPEQADEDKITARFDSGVLKVTIPLAESASPRKIAISGGAA; translated from the coding sequence TTGGTCCGCTTCGATCCGTTCGCTCAGCTGAGCGCACTAACGCGGGACCTTTTCGAGGCCGGTGGGATCAGATCCGTGCAGGGTCAGATGCCGACAACAGACGTCTACATGGAAGACGACACGGCCCTCATCGTAGAGGCGCACTTGCCGAACTTCGAGGAGAAGGACGTCAGCGTCGATGTCGATCGGGGCGCTCTCCTGATCCAGGCCGAGCGGCGTGACCGTGACGAGGACGCGAACAAGAAGTACGTGATGCGCGAATCCAGCACGAGCTTCTACCGCAGCATCCTCCTCCCCGAGCAGGCCGACGAAGATAAGATCACCGCGAGATTCGACAGCGGCGTCCTGAAAGTCACCATTCCGCTCGCCGAATCCGCCTCACCCCGCAAGATCGCCATCAGTGGCGGCGCGGCGTAG
- a CDS encoding helix-turn-helix domain-containing protein, protein MSKSSPIADVVMHPVRLRIIQQLGTRQVTTADLRAAMPDIPQATLYRHVAALVEADILSIVEERRVRGAVERTFTLGGRMAHVDHAELREMGEQELRQSFLTFIAHLGETFDRASASDADGDFRDFLGFGEVQLHVTTADLSEIQARLGELLAPYLAATGPERRTVTFATALIPEPPRQA, encoded by the coding sequence GTGTCGAAGAGCTCGCCCATCGCCGATGTCGTCATGCACCCCGTGCGCCTCCGGATCATCCAGCAACTCGGCACCCGCCAGGTCACGACCGCGGATCTTCGAGCCGCCATGCCGGATATCCCGCAGGCGACGCTGTACCGTCACGTCGCCGCACTCGTCGAGGCCGACATCCTCTCGATCGTGGAGGAGCGGCGGGTGCGTGGCGCGGTCGAGCGGACGTTCACCCTCGGTGGAAGGATGGCGCACGTCGACCATGCAGAGCTCAGGGAGATGGGCGAACAGGAGTTGCGCCAGTCCTTCCTGACGTTCATCGCCCACCTCGGCGAGACGTTCGATCGCGCGAGCGCTTCGGATGCCGATGGCGACTTCCGCGACTTCCTCGGCTTCGGAGAGGTGCAGCTGCACGTCACGACCGCCGACCTCAGCGAGATCCAGGCACGTCTCGGCGAGCTGCTCGCGCCCTACCTGGCCGCCACGGGTCCCGAACGCCGCACCGTGACCTTCGCCACAGCTCTGATACCGGAACCGCCTCGCCAGGCGTGA
- a CDS encoding type II toxin-antitoxin system RelE/ParE family toxin, giving the protein MIQSFADEPTRKVWAREHVRQFGLELQRAAQKKLRLLNAAETINDLRIPPGNRLEKLAGDRDGQHSIRINDQYRICFVWTSGGPTDVQIVDYH; this is encoded by the coding sequence GTGATCCAGTCTTTCGCGGACGAGCCGACGCGCAAGGTCTGGGCGCGCGAGCATGTCCGGCAATTCGGGCTGGAACTGCAACGCGCTGCACAGAAGAAGCTTCGCCTGCTCAATGCAGCCGAGACGATTAACGACCTGCGGATCCCGCCGGGCAACCGGCTCGAGAAGCTGGCCGGCGACCGCGACGGACAGCACTCGATTCGCATCAACGACCAGTACCGCATCTGCTTCGTCTGGACATCCGGCGGTCCAACCGACGTCCAGATCGTCGACTACCACTGA
- a CDS encoding SdpI family protein, with translation MENEWMARAVLFVVMVGAGILLIWMANAAASGRLKRNQLAGIRIPSTMASEEAWLAAHVRARGATVCAGVISILGGAFALVPVPMPVVTIGVLLAAVAALGFVLYGAQVGGTAAKAISES, from the coding sequence GTGGAGAACGAGTGGATGGCGAGGGCCGTCTTGTTCGTCGTGATGGTTGGCGCGGGCATCCTCCTTATCTGGATGGCGAATGCGGCAGCGTCTGGGCGGCTGAAGCGGAATCAGCTCGCGGGCATTCGGATTCCCAGCACGATGGCGAGTGAAGAAGCCTGGCTGGCCGCACATGTTCGAGCGCGGGGAGCGACGGTCTGCGCCGGAGTCATCAGCATCCTGGGCGGGGCGTTCGCTCTCGTTCCCGTTCCGATGCCCGTGGTGACTATCGGGGTGCTTCTTGCCGCGGTTGCCGCGCTCGGATTCGTCCTCTATGGGGCTCAAGTCGGGGGCACGGCCGCGAAGGCCATTTCCGAGTCCTGA
- a CDS encoding TM2 domain-containing protein, with the protein MPPAGWYDVPAGGKRFWNGREWSTDVIGAPNAQADYAALDPYLPVPRTEVLPAAPQARAHSAAQLQPAGWYPGPTGALQWWDGRQWGPFAPPTAAISRPAKEVGIAYLFLFLLGGFSAQRFYLGLVGSAIVFNVLWWGGWILAGFAIGIPMMVAAGIWWFVDLFLLPSLVRNANARALVPTPMTSFPPIRRL; encoded by the coding sequence ATGCCTCCAGCAGGCTGGTACGACGTGCCTGCAGGCGGCAAGCGGTTCTGGAACGGACGCGAGTGGTCCACAGACGTCATCGGTGCCCCCAACGCGCAGGCTGATTACGCGGCGCTCGACCCCTACCTGCCAGTGCCGCGCACGGAAGTCCTTCCGGCGGCGCCGCAGGCTCGCGCTCACTCCGCAGCCCAGCTTCAGCCCGCCGGCTGGTACCCCGGTCCGACCGGGGCACTTCAGTGGTGGGATGGTCGGCAATGGGGGCCGTTCGCGCCGCCGACCGCCGCCATCTCGCGCCCGGCGAAAGAGGTCGGGATCGCGTACTTGTTCTTGTTCCTTCTCGGCGGTTTCTCGGCACAGCGGTTCTACCTCGGGCTTGTCGGATCCGCGATCGTGTTCAACGTGCTGTGGTGGGGCGGCTGGATTCTCGCCGGTTTCGCGATCGGGATTCCCATGATGGTCGCTGCTGGCATTTGGTGGTTCGTAGACCTGTTCCTCTTGCCCTCGCTCGTGCGCAACGCCAACGCCCGAGCGCTGGTACCCACGCCGATGACGTCCTTCCCGCCGATTCGCCGACTCTGA
- a CDS encoding dihydrofolate reductase family protein gives MGKVVLYSSVSVAGFIADENDQPGPLFDWLLSGDVPLDEGGVLKVSQASYDYVRPYWDQIGVTIVGRHVFDVTDGWDGTPPSGVDHVVVVTHRPPPEGWDPEAPFHFVDGVEAAMAKAQELAGERIIEVAAGDVGGQVLAAGLIDEVRMDVAPVVVGSGKRYFGPVHAEHLLEDPEVVIQGNRVLRLQYRVRRSPI, from the coding sequence GTGGGCAAAGTCGTCCTGTACAGCTCGGTGTCGGTGGCCGGATTCATCGCAGACGAGAATGATCAGCCTGGACCACTGTTCGACTGGTTGCTCAGCGGGGACGTGCCGTTGGACGAGGGCGGCGTGTTGAAGGTGTCGCAGGCGTCCTACGACTACGTCCGGCCGTATTGGGACCAGATCGGGGTGACGATCGTCGGCCGCCACGTGTTCGACGTGACGGATGGCTGGGACGGGACGCCTCCCAGCGGCGTCGACCACGTGGTCGTCGTGACGCACCGGCCGCCGCCCGAGGGCTGGGATCCCGAGGCGCCGTTTCACTTCGTCGACGGGGTCGAGGCAGCCATGGCCAAGGCGCAGGAGCTCGCGGGTGAGCGCATCATCGAGGTCGCCGCAGGCGACGTCGGTGGGCAGGTGCTCGCTGCGGGTCTGATCGACGAGGTGCGCATGGACGTCGCACCCGTCGTGGTCGGGTCTGGCAAGCGCTACTTCGGGCCGGTTCACGCGGAGCACCTGCTGGAGGATCCCGAGGTGGTGATTCAGGGCAACCGGGTGCTTCGCCTGCAATACCGGGTGCGCCGTTCGCCGATCTGA
- a CDS encoding ATP-binding cassette domain-containing protein — MTGRGTDVQVSGLAKRFAGVDAVRDVTFSARPGRVTGFLGPNGAGKSTTLRMLLGLTRPDAGTALIGGAWYGELDEPSGTVGAVLDIAAAHPAMTARGHLRTYCALGGHGPANAERVAELTGVSAYLDRRVGTFSTGMRQRLSLATALLGDPDVLVLDEPSNGLDPAGIVWLRTFLREFAASRRTVLLSSHVLTELQHGVDDLVLIDRGHVAWEGSLDEFTAHGTSLEEAFLRLTSETASHAAPGASRATLTEGVSA, encoded by the coding sequence ATGACCGGCCGCGGCACGGACGTCCAGGTCTCTGGACTGGCCAAGCGCTTCGCCGGCGTCGACGCGGTGAGGGACGTCACCTTCAGCGCGCGTCCCGGCCGGGTCACCGGATTCCTCGGTCCCAACGGAGCGGGCAAGTCCACAACGCTCCGGATGCTTCTGGGCCTCACGCGTCCCGATGCGGGAACGGCCCTCATCGGCGGTGCCTGGTACGGCGAACTCGACGAGCCGTCCGGCACGGTGGGGGCCGTGCTCGACATCGCCGCCGCCCACCCCGCGATGACGGCGCGCGGACACCTCCGCACGTATTGCGCGCTGGGCGGACATGGGCCGGCGAATGCAGAGCGGGTGGCCGAGCTCACCGGCGTCTCTGCATATCTCGACCGCCGTGTGGGCACTTTCTCGACCGGCATGCGACAGCGGCTGTCCCTCGCCACGGCACTCCTCGGAGATCCGGACGTACTCGTGCTCGACGAGCCGTCGAACGGGCTGGACCCGGCGGGGATCGTCTGGCTGCGCACCTTCCTGCGCGAATTCGCCGCTAGCCGTCGTACGGTCCTGCTCTCGAGCCACGTCCTCACGGAACTCCAGCACGGCGTCGACGACCTCGTGCTGATCGATCGCGGACACGTGGCGTGGGAGGGTTCGCTCGACGAGTTCACCGCGCACGGCACGAGCCTCGAAGAGGCATTTCTGCGGCTCACATCCGAGACCGCATCCCACGCCGCACCCGGAGCATCCAGAGCAACACTCACCGAAGGAGTCTCCGCATGA